The window CTTCAACTCCTCCTCATAAACATAATACTTATACCTGGTGTTAAATTGGGAAAACTTAACTTCATAATATGTATTCCCGCTTAACGCATGCGTCAGATGAGCCGTGTAAAGCGTGCTCGTCCTGTAATTCGTTGCTTGAAATTCCGGAAGATTTGGATCGCGCATCTTCATCAAATACTGATATTTGAAATAATGGTCGTAACCTTTGTTCTTCCTGTCGGTTATAGCATAACCGAAGCGAAGTTTCAAGTTCTCAAAAAACTTAAATGTGAGCTTCGCATTCCCTCTCAATCTACTGTCAAAGAAACCGAGGTTTTCAAATGTGTTCTGAACAACTCTCCCACCTGGAGTTTTATAAGTTGGACCAGTGAATCTGTTAAGATATGTTCTTGTAAAGCTCCTATCCCCACTTATGAAAAACGTCGCGATATCATTTCCTGGTATCACCGGACCGCTCAAAGAAAACTCGCCTCTGAAAGTCCCCCAATCGTTATCCTTCCATCCAAGCTTCCCAAATTGATCCGTTCCAACTCTCAATCCACCCGTAAACTTTGAACCACCCTCCTGCGTGACTATGTTAACAACTGCTGATTGCGCCTGTCCATACTCAGCATTAAATGTCCCAGATAAAATTGAAACCGAAGCTATCCCAAGCCGAGATACATCAAGAGCCGAACCGCCATAGAGCAGATCATCAACCCTTATACCGTCAACGACATAGCTTACTTCTGTTGTTCTACCACCCCTGACATGAATCCCATTGTCACCACCGCCAAGCCCACCGTTATTTGCCACAACAACACCAGGAGCAAGCGTCATAACCTCCTGATATGAATTCACAGGGATCGACTGAATCTCTTGCGCAGTCACAGCCGTAACAGTTGATGTTGCATCCTTTTGTATAAGTTTTCTTTCAGCCGTTACGACAACCTCTTCAACTTGAATCGCTTCGCTTGAAAGCTCAAAATTAACCTCGGTTGTAAAATCAGGCAAAACCCTCACTCCCCTAACTGTCATCGCACGATAACCAACAAATGATGCCCTTACATCATATGTCCCAACAGGAACATTTACAATGACATACTCGCCTTTCAAATCCGTCGCTGCCCCAAAAGCTGTCCCAACAAGCACAACATTTACACCCGGAAGTGGCTCTTTCGTTTCCTTATCAATAACCTTCCCCCTTATTTTACCCGTCTCACCCGCAAAAACAAAGGCGAAAACAAACAAAACTAAAAAAACTGAAAAAAATAACCTTTTCACCATAACTTGCCTCCGCTTTATATTTGAGATATAAAAGAGCAAAACGCTGTTCATAGCAAAATATAAAAAAATTTTTTACAGTTGTCAAGACCCCTATGCCCCGATTGAAATGTGAAGGTCAATCCCAACCTCATTTATCGTTGAACCAGGAACGAAAGTACTCCTTGAATCAGACCTTGACTTCGTCAAACGATAAAATAACGAGCCTGTGACCCTTGTGCTTAACATATATCTGAACCTAAATTCCATCATCGTTCTTAAAATACCATCAAGAGGAATCGCTTCTGTTAAGTTCCTTGCTTGATATGTTTTCCTTGAATTCTTTGATGATGAATACGTGAGCGTTATATCAACATCGTTTTTAAGCGATAGCCCAAAGATTGGCAAATTAAATCCACGCTTTGAATAACTAAAATTAAACGACATCTCACGCCTGAATGTCTCAACTATTGCCTTCGCAGAAAAGTTAAGGTCATAATAAGTTGAAGTAATATACCTAAATCCACCTGTTAAATTACCATTCCAAAGTGGCTTAAATGTTAAGTTCAAACCGACGAGTGGATTGAACTCATACCCAGCCCTTTCTGATTCAAATGTCATCGGCTGTCCAATGAAACTCCTCCACCTTTTCTCAAAGTTTGAAGTATATGAATGCTCAAGCGAAACCCTGGTGGCGAAAGATTTGAAAATTGAAAACCTCTCAAGCCCATCCCATCTAAATCTCCAATTTAAGCGGGGCAAAAATCCACCAAAAATTTTACTCAAAATCGGCAATGTCTCAAATCCCTCCTCAAACGCCTGCGCTAACTTTTCATCCTCGCTTCTCTTATCCGTCGGATCAATTTTAAACTCAGCATATTTTGATGCAACCGAACCGATCCCGCCTTTGAAAATGCTGAAAACAAAAACTGGTGGAATCATCAAAAATGAACGTCCCAAAGATGCAGAACTTGTAAACGATGTGACCTTCGGAATCCCAGATGAATCCGTCACAACCCTTTGATTTCTCTGATAGCTCCAATTTATGTTCCAGCTCAAATCAAGATAAGCTCCTTGCCACAATGGTCTTGATGTCGTAATGGAAATCCTGTTTGTCTGGGAATACATATTATCAAGGTTTCCATTCGGAGCTCTTAACCCAGGGCTTTGTTCAAAACCAAAAAACGGAAAACCTTTCTTCGGTGAAAACTTCAAACTACCGTTTGGATCAGACACAAAACCAAGCTGATACAAAAGCGAAGGTCCATATTCAACTTTATCACTAACAAAAGGAAACCAAGATAACAAATTACCCATCCCCGGTCTTTCAGAATAAAGACCGGTGTTCGTAGCAGTGTTAGTTTGAGTGAAATTAAGCTGAACATTGTCATAATCAAGAAAAGGCGTCTTGATCAAAATTCTTAATAAATCTTTCAACTTAAAAGTTGATCCCGATTTTTCAGTTGTGTCCTTTTGAACTTGGGCACCACGCCCCCTTCTCAAGGTCTTGCTCTCTTCACCAAACCAAGAATCAGCAAGCGACTTCAATCTAATTGAAAATCCAGCGTTCAAATTCGCCGAATAACCAGCCCCGCGACCAAGTGAACCCTGTTGAAAGTTGTTTTGCCATCTGTAAGCCGAAGAATAGCTTAAATTCAAATTTAAATACTTGTTAATTCCCAAAATCGGCGGTACTTTCGGATTTGTCCCAATGCTAATCTGCTGAGATAAACTTTGCGTCCTTCCAAAATTGATCAAACCGTCCTTAAAGAAAATATCGCCCAAAATTTCCCGTGTCGTCCTCTGTCTTCCAAGCGAATCCGTCTCAAGATGAACAAGATTACTACCTATGTCAACTGAATATCTAAGAGATGGATTCAAAAGTCCGTTGTTTGAAAATCTCCAATCAAAAGAAAAACCACGCTGTGCATTGAACAACCTTGTTGTCGGTTCAAACATTGCTTTCGTTCTGAATTTTCTATTCTCTTGACCCCTGTCAAACCTCATCATCCCAGATATATTAGACGGTGTCAATTGTATCTCCCAATCTTTATACGCCTCAAGTATCGGCACACCATCAAAAATTGATTTAAATGGTTTCAAACTGATCGGTCGTATCGCCGTTGAATAGCTCGTTTGAAAATTAAAAGCCCACCTTTTGCTAATCTCTGTGTTTATATCCCTTGACATCGCTCTATTGAAGTTAAAGCCAAGATTTATCTTGTTAATTAAATCTTTGACATACCATTTCTGTGAATTGATTGTGAAATTAAAACTCGGCACCGCCCATGTCTCAGAAGCCATAACCTGTTGAATCACCGTAAGCAAACTATCCGCTTTCCTATTTGCCTCATCTAAACTTCCACCACTATCAAGAACATTCTGTTTCAAACGATTTGCAGCCTCGGTTGCGAGTATATCCCTGCCGGGTATATACTTTGGAATCCCTATGTTCTCACTGCGTTGATAAGAAAGGGGAATACGAACGGATGAAGCAATTACGGAAGGAAATACTTTCTCAAGGTTTAAGTTTGCAGAGAAAGCCCAATTTGTCGCAAGAACGCGAGCAGAAGAATTGACAAATTTATCAGTTAAACCTCTAAATTCGGGACTTTTCCTTGACAATCCAAAGTTAAGATTTAAAAGTTCTGGAACGCTCAATTGCGCAGATAAATTATAAGCCCAACCTATTGCATCATTTGCTTTTAAAAGGCGCAATTCATTAACCCAAACATCACCTGAAAGGAATTCCGGACCCTTACCTTTTGGATTAGTAACTCCAATTGCAATAAAAGTCACATTCGTAAGCGATGGATTACCTTTTAACCAATATGTCGCCCCAGGTGGACCATCAGGAACAGGAACTCTCTTAACGGGTTGATTTACAGAATCCCTTGTCTGTTTCAGAGCTGTTAATTGATCAAAAACGATTTGAATGTTGTTCTTTATGTCCCAATCAGGCCAGATCGGCTGGCGATACTCATAATAATTTGATGTATCAGTCCCAATCCAAATAAAAATCTCACCCGCATAATCAGTTGTGTCGCGGAAGTAAAAGTTATTATCGCCGTGAACGAAAAGACGCATAACCTTGTAATTGAACAAATCAATCCTCTGTGGAAATCTCCTCATCGCAAGGCGAAGTGTATCATCTGGAAGACCCCTTATTATGAAAGCAAGAGATTGCTCGTTCCCCTCTATCTGTTGATCCGGTCTTGTCCTGTCCCTAGGTCTTTGCACACCAGGTGGCGGTGTGTAATTTGGATTGTCCTCAACGCTTACAACTGTAACTTTAAATTTATCGTCATTCTTGACAAGCTCTTCCCAATAATTCCCAACGAGATTGAAATCAGCAATCCTTATCATACCCTCACGCTCAAACCCAGTAAACCAAACACGAACAAACTCTATTAAAGTAAAGCTCGGATTCCCAACAACTCTCGTATATGCCGAAAGAGGGATTTTAAGCTGATACCACCCATTTGAGCCACCACCAGCGATGAACGGGTTATTCAAAGTGTCAAGCGGAATCTCGTATTCAAAATAATTATCTACAAGGTCAAGTATGTGATTGTTGTTTAAATCCTCCTGATCAATGTCCGGGTAGAGGTCTTTGTTTCCTTCCGTCCCGTTCCTTTTCAAGAGATTTCCAAACTCAAAGTTGTCCTGACTCGGATCGTCCCCAAGATATGGATATCTTAACCTTTCCTCTTCATCACTCATCCCATCAAGCCCAACATCTTCACCTGGATCAAGACGATAGTTTCCATTTCTATCTTCTGTGTCAAGTCGTCTGTTCGGAATAACATCTTCCGAAATCTGACCAAGGTTTATAAGCATCTTCGCATTTGGACCTGGATTTCCAACGATTTTAAACCATATTTCAATGTAAGTTATATTTTCCGTTGTCAAGTCAGTTGAAAAATACGGAAGAATCCTCATCATTCCAGCCCAATTTTGAGCTGGGAAGTTTTTTATGGAATCCCATTTTGTTGTGTAATTGTATTGACCGCGTCTGTCGGGGAAAAACTGAATGTCAAGCGGAGTTATAAACTGCTGCTCTTGTGCTACCCTTTTTTGTGGCCAAACCTCCTGAATTTGAACCGATTGAGGTATGTTAAACCAAGCAAGATAACCCTTTCTTTGAACCTTAACAGTATCTGAAATTGTTCCAGGTTTTATCTCACCAAGCAAGGGCATATGAGCCGGAGCACTCGCAAAATGCCAATGTGTTGAAATCAAGCTCAAAGGAACAATCCTTTTTGATCCTTCAAAATCATCTATATAAACTATGCTTTCAGCACCATCACCTGCAATCGTGCTCTTTCTAGTGTTCGGGTCAGAAAACATAAAAGCTGACTCGCCGCGAAGTGAAAATGAAGCATCCTGCTTTCTCTGATAACCGGGAAGGATGTCAAAAAACTCCGAAATTTTACTTGAGTTAAACCTTGTTGAAAAATCAAAACCAAGCATTGTATTGCTTATCGGCTCTTCACCAAGGCGAACTTTATCGCTCAAACTTTGCTGGGCGTAATTCATAAGCGTAAACCCAAACCTCGTGTTCTCGGCAAGGTCAATATCACCGCGAGCACCGAGAATCGTCTTTGAAGCAAACGAAAATAAATCATTCGTCTCATACCTTATCTTAAGATTTGACCCCGGAAGCAAAGCATCACGGTTCAAAATTGTTAACTGCCCAAGTATATAATCAACCCTGTAATCAACACCCTCAACCAAACGCCTATCGTTAAGATAAACCTGAACGCTACCCTCAGCAACATTAAAACCAAGATTATACGTGGCTTGGACATCGCTTGTCAATTTAGCCGAGATAAAAAACTTTGACGACTTAGCTGTGTTATTTCTCGCTGCGACTTGATTCGTATCATAAATGTCATCATAAGCAATTGAGCTTATGAAATCATCATCTTTGTCTGGTAAAAGCTTTTTTAGCGTCTCCTTGCTGAAAGGTTTAAGAAACGGGAAAATTAACTCACCTCTTGATGGATTGATCGTCAATTCAGAAAAATCAAATTTATTATCAGGTCCAGGCGAACCATCCTCATGAAATTTATCAAAACCGAAAATTTGCAAAAGATTTTTGCCGTCAATCTCCTCCCTGGGCTCTTGGTCAGGGCTAGCTTGATATAAAACTTTTAAATCAAAGCCCTCCTTCTTTATATTTCTTGCTCCACCGAGCGGATAAATACTTTTTATCAAAAGGTCCCATGCCTTTTTAAAAGATGGTTGTAAAGACCTCGGTCTAACAAGCTTCAAAACAAGCGTAGCAGATGTATCAGCAAGTGAATTTATAAAATCCCCATAAACCGTATCATCCGAAGCTACCTGTGTTGGACCTTCAACACGATAAGCAACAGCTATAGCTTGATTATCTTGTAAGTTTATGTTAAGCGATATAACACCTATATCAGGATTGATCGTGTAATCCTTGCCTCTCTCAAGCTTTCTAAAAAGTCCAACCTCAATCCTTCCTGGATCGCTCTGCAAAACATTGCTCCTTAAACTATCATAATAAGCCCTGGTATCGGCTGGAGGTAAGTTTATATCAGCAACGATAAAACGCGTAAGCCCCGGCTCCGGTCTCTCAAGCTGGGAAACCCAAACCTCTATATCCTTAACTTGCAAACCCGGAGCTATCCTCAAAGGTGGGCTGTTTTGATAATACGGCTCATATGTCGGAATGTATTTCTCGTCAATAAAGTAATGACTTTGAGAATATTGATACATAAAAACCTTTATCTCCTGCGACTGAGCCCCGCCAGTTAAAACACGCTCCTGGGATTCCCCTTTCTTCTGACTTGCTATCGTTGTCAATTTCAAGGGTCCAACTTGAAAGCTTGCTTTTATCCCGAATAAAGCCTGACTGCTCCCTATAAGTGAAGATGGTGTTTGAAGAGAAACATTACCCGCCTCAACACTTTGCACTATCTCATCATCATATCCTTTGTATTTAATTTTTAGTTGATTTTCAAAATCAAACTGTCTTTGCGTGTTCCAATCAGCGGTTATGTTAAGTTTATCCCCTATTGTCCCACCGACATTTATTTGAACCTGCTGTGAAAAGTCCGGCTCATTTCTAACATTTCCAAGTCGTGAAATTATAAGCTGTTCTGTTTTCTCATTCCGCCAAGCCCCAGTTATATCAACAGCGCCAGAAATACGAAGATTTATCACAGGTGGTCCAAATATGCTTAAAATCGGATTTGCTGGGACAGGAATTTGAATGTTCGTTATATTGCTAAAAAGCTGCTCAATGTCATCTCTTCGTTCCCGACCCTCATATCTATGTGCAAGCTCAACCCAAGAAATTTTCCTCTTCTCTTCAAGTCGGATCTGAATATATCTCTCAATAGGAACAACAAGTTCAATTGGACGTTCAATTCCAGCAATTTTTTCCTTTATACGAACGAACCTCCCTGTTGAGTCAATCTGCACCTCCCTTTTCAATAAACCTGACGGGACAAAAAGAAGTGGATGTTGTTTTGATTGCCTTACTTCAACATATGGCTTGCTCAAAAAAGAATTTAAAAATTTAACCTGGGCTGAGGAATCAACCACAACTGTATCTGCTTTGGATACCCCGATTGTGTTAACCGATGAAAAGAGATTTTCAATAAATAGAGATAAAAAAAGCATCAAAATAACATAAACTCCGCATCTCATCATCAAACAGACAAATTTTTGGTTTAACAGCGTAGCCCTTTAAGCTATAAGCAAAACTCCAACTTTTTTATGTCTAATTAAAGATAAAATTTTCAACTTTCAAATTCAAATGTCAAATCGCAACAAGATGCCATATCTTTGCTTAATTTTATATCATTTGCTAATTTAAATCAAAAAACGGAGGAGAACATGCCTGTCATATTTGCCTTAATTTTTTTGCTTCTTCTTAATCTAAGCTCCTGTGTTAGGGAGACGCCAACACCTGCCCCGAGAAAGATAAAAAGAATGTCCGCTGAAAAATTTTTTGAAATCAAAAAAACTAAACTTGATAAGTTTGCCCTCCAAGCGATGAGGGAAGAAAAAATTGACATGTGGATCATCCTTACAAGAGAATACGCTGTTGACCCCCTTGCGAAGGACTTCTCAGCCGATAAGGCGGTTGCAAAAACAGCCATAATTTTTATAAATGAAGATACCGCATTGAAAAAAATTGCAATCTGCGCAAGCTATGACACTGACCCACTCCAAAAATCCGGCATCTACGATACAATAATCTCATACAAAAAAGAAGGTCTTGCTCAACACTTAAAAAATATAGTTGAGGGGAAAAAACCAAAGAAGATAGCCATAAATATCTCCCAAGATTCTCCCCTTGCTGACGGATTGACAGCGAGCATGCTTGATTACTTGAAAAACACACTCGGTGAAAAATATGCTTCAAAATTCGTATCATCCGAAAACATAGTCATCGCATACAGAAGCCGTCTTCTCCCAGAAGAGATTGAAATTATAAAAGAAGCTGTAAAGATAACGGAAGAGATAATCGCAA is drawn from Candidatus Thermokryptus mobilis and contains these coding sequences:
- the sov gene encoding T9SS outer membrane translocon Sov/SprA; translation: MRCGVYVILMLFLSLFIENLFSSVNTIGVSKADTVVVDSSAQVKFLNSFLSKPYVEVRQSKQHPLLFVPSGLLKREVQIDSTGRFVRIKEKIAGIERPIELVVPIERYIQIRLEEKRKISWVELAHRYEGRERRDDIEQLFSNITNIQIPVPANPILSIFGPPVINLRISGAVDITGAWRNEKTEQLIISRLGNVRNEPDFSQQVQINVGGTIGDKLNITADWNTQRQFDFENQLKIKYKGYDDEIVQSVEAGNVSLQTPSSLIGSSQALFGIKASFQVGPLKLTTIASQKKGESQERVLTGGAQSQEIKVFMYQYSQSHYFIDEKYIPTYEPYYQNSPPLRIAPGLQVKDIEVWVSQLERPEPGLTRFIVADINLPPADTRAYYDSLRSNVLQSDPGRIEVGLFRKLERGKDYTINPDIGVISLNINLQDNQAIAVAYRVEGPTQVASDDTVYGDFINSLADTSATLVLKLVRPRSLQPSFKKAWDLLIKSIYPLGGARNIKKEGFDLKVLYQASPDQEPREEIDGKNLLQIFGFDKFHEDGSPGPDNKFDFSELTINPSRGELIFPFLKPFSKETLKKLLPDKDDDFISSIAYDDIYDTNQVAARNNTAKSSKFFISAKLTSDVQATYNLGFNVAEGSVQVYLNDRRLVEGVDYRVDYILGQLTILNRDALLPGSNLKIRYETNDLFSFASKTILGARGDIDLAENTRFGFTLMNYAQQSLSDKVRLGEEPISNTMLGFDFSTRFNSSKISEFFDILPGYQRKQDASFSLRGESAFMFSDPNTRKSTIAGDGAESIVYIDDFEGSKRIVPLSLISTHWHFASAPAHMPLLGEIKPGTISDTVKVQRKGYLAWFNIPQSVQIQEVWPQKRVAQEQQFITPLDIQFFPDRRGQYNYTTKWDSIKNFPAQNWAGMMRILPYFSTDLTTENITYIEIWFKIVGNPGPNAKMLINLGQISEDVIPNRRLDTEDRNGNYRLDPGEDVGLDGMSDEEERLRYPYLGDDPSQDNFEFGNLLKRNGTEGNKDLYPDIDQEDLNNNHILDLVDNYFEYEIPLDTLNNPFIAGGGSNGWYQLKIPLSAYTRVVGNPSFTLIEFVRVWFTGFEREGMIRIADFNLVGNYWEELVKNDDKFKVTVVSVEDNPNYTPPPGVQRPRDRTRPDQQIEGNEQSLAFIIRGLPDDTLRLAMRRFPQRIDLFNYKVMRLFVHGDNNFYFRDTTDYAGEIFIWIGTDTSNYYEYRQPIWPDWDIKNNIQIVFDQLTALKQTRDSVNQPVKRVPVPDGPPGATYWLKGNPSLTNVTFIAIGVTNPKGKGPEFLSGDVWVNELRLLKANDAIGWAYNLSAQLSVPELLNLNFGLSRKSPEFRGLTDKFVNSSARVLATNWAFSANLNLEKVFPSVIASSVRIPLSYQRSENIGIPKYIPGRDILATEAANRLKQNVLDSGGSLDEANRKADSLLTVIQQVMASETWAVPSFNFTINSQKWYVKDLINKINLGFNFNRAMSRDINTEISKRWAFNFQTSYSTAIRPISLKPFKSIFDGVPILEAYKDWEIQLTPSNISGMMRFDRGQENRKFRTKAMFEPTTRLFNAQRGFSFDWRFSNNGLLNPSLRYSVDIGSNLVHLETDSLGRQRTTREILGDIFFKDGLINFGRTQSLSQQISIGTNPKVPPILGINKYLNLNLSYSSAYRWQNNFQQGSLGRGAGYSANLNAGFSIRLKSLADSWFGEESKTLRRGRGAQVQKDTTEKSGSTFKLKDLLRILIKTPFLDYDNVQLNFTQTNTATNTGLYSERPGMGNLLSWFPFVSDKVEYGPSLLYQLGFVSDPNGSLKFSPKKGFPFFGFEQSPGLRAPNGNLDNMYSQTNRISITTSRPLWQGAYLDLSWNINWSYQRNQRVVTDSSGIPKVTSFTSSASLGRSFLMIPPVFVFSIFKGGIGSVASKYAEFKIDPTDKRSEDEKLAQAFEEGFETLPILSKIFGGFLPRLNWRFRWDGLERFSIFKSFATRVSLEHSYTSNFEKRWRSFIGQPMTFESERAGYEFNPLVGLNLTFKPLWNGNLTGGFRYITSTYYDLNFSAKAIVETFRREMSFNFSYSKRGFNLPIFGLSLKNDVDITLTYSSSKNSRKTYQARNLTEAIPLDGILRTMMEFRFRYMLSTRVTGSLFYRLTKSRSDSRSTFVPGSTINEVGIDLHISIGA